Genomic window (Candidatus Neomarinimicrobiota bacterium):
AACAGTGCATTCCCAGTCCGATTGGCCCATGCTGTAATATCATTTTTTGATCCAGGATCCGTGGAAACCATTTTCAAAATTTCACCGCTGGACATCCCATCCATCGTTTTTTTGGCTTTTAAAATGGGAAGGGGACAATTCAACCCCCTACAATCCAATT
Coding sequences:
- a CDS encoding sulfurtransferase TusA family protein; protein product: MNDIAFNQELDCRGLNCPLPILKAKKTMDGMSSGEILKMVSTDPGSKNDITAWANRTGNALLSSGEDGSDFVYYIQKS